GTATTATTTAACCGGTGGTTAAAGTGTGCTAACCTACCCCAGCGATGAAACTCTTCTGGCCGATGCTGATCCCTCGCCTATTTTGCCCTGCATATCAATCATATCTCTGAGAGTTTCGGGGGAGTAAAGGCCTATTGGGGAATTGTACTGCCCCCGTTGGCTTGGTGGAGATCTTGAAGCTGGGAAGAGATTTCTTTTGCAGGGTTTTTTGTCCAGGAGGATTCCACAAGACTCTTGATCCTTCTTTTGAACTTCTCCTGCAAAATGTTCCTCTTGTAATGCCTTAAAAATGGGAGAATGTCAAGATAGATGGATATATAGAGATGAAAAATGAATCTTTTAAATTAAACCAAAGCTAGCAGCTTGTTTAGCAGTTGTTCTgttggtgttttgcttttcttttgctgacctctgacctccctgTAGTGATTCCCCTTCAGTTGCACTGTGAATATTTTACACTAGAGGGCAGCAGGTCACTGCCTGATGGCACCATTATAAAATAGTTAATCATATTCTTACAAACACGTATAAGACGAGGATACGTAACACATTTACCAACACACAGGATTTAACAGACAACATATATGATATTCAGTAGGTCTGCGTGTGTCATTTAGGTATGTTTTTTtatgatagagcggctgtgtttATACCTTCTGGTGAGGGATGACTGGCATAGGTGAGTCCATCCTTGGAGTTGCCGTGGGAACTGGGGCCGGGCGTCTTGATCTGTAGATTatacagcaaaaaaataaaaaattctgtTCAGGGAGAAAACGTCAGATGTGTTTTCCTCATGTCACTTTTTTGGTGTTAGAGCTGCAGAATCAGCCAGTTTTTCATATGCATAACTAGAAGTTGGAAAAATCTCATGTGCTCACCTTTAGTCTAAATGGAAACTGTGTAGGCGGATTGAAGAGACTCTCATAAAATTAAACTGATTTGAACTGAGTGTGTACATAGAGGGATTTCGCGGAATCACAGCTAGTTACAGAGCCAATCCCGGATCTGTTAGTTTACTCAAGTGTGAAGTGGAACCTTAATTTTCTGAAGTATCACTTTCATCACTTTGTCCTCCTCCTTAAACGCCCAAATTGACAAGGCAAATCCAACTCAAGTACCTTAAAAGTTTCTTCTTCATCACCTACTTTAGTTTGTGGGGGTGGGTGTTAAGATATAAGTGTGCTGCTTGTTTACTTCTGCATTGAGAGGGTGAGTTTGATGGTGGCAGACTTGATCTTGTTCTGGGCCTCCAGGTGCGTCATCCCCTCGGTGCTGACCCCATCAATAGCTGAGATGATGTCACCCTGGGTCAAGCTGCCTCCCGCTGCCTTGCTGCCCGGAGTTATCTAAGGAAAGGGTCAGCAGAGCAGGTCACGCTAGAGCCACTGATACACCTTCCTCAGAAAACTGACAAACATATGCAGTTACACTTAGTACAAATTGACCTGCATTTAAGAAAGTTACAAACACAAGATACGATTCAAACAGTTTGTTCATCTGCCTGCTAATGTTGGCCTTAAACCGCCCAGCCGACGTGTTACTTCCGCTTCCACTGTAGCTGCTCTTTTCACTCAGTTAttaatgctgtgtgtgtgtagcggCACAGTAAATAAGCCTTAAAGTTAGTGGAGAGAAAAGCCGATGAAGCAAACTAAAGTAATCCTTCAGCTCTGGAGATGAGTTATGTTAACTGACAGAGCGTAACCAACTGTTATCTACGAGTCTAATGAGTGTCAACAGCAGAgaaaaaacagtgaaataaaaGCAGCAACATTTCAGAGCCACAAAGCGTGCAGAATACTTTTATTCCTGACACTGAACTTATTTCATTGACATGTCTCATGTCGGTTAGAGAACACAGaacaagagagaaagagaagaaggtCCTTAACAAAGGGATGGGAAGATTTTCTTGAATTTGAATGACaagaaaaaagattttattCTTCAGATTATGTAAAGCATTACATCACTTTTCTTTGTCACTTTCAGTTATCCTTCATGTATGACCTTCAACGCAGTATTCCTACTTCTAGCTGTGCAACAAAGCCTCGTTTTAGCTGTTAAACTACACAGAGAGGAGGTTTAAGTGAGCTCAGCGGTCTGGGTTATACAGTATTGGGTCTAGGCTTACAGGCAACTCGTTAAAGAGTTGAAAATAAGCGATGCTCCTGATGCCAGTGATTGACCCCTGTGAGCCCCCTCTCtatctctcaaacacacacacacacacacacacacacacacacacacacacacacacacacacacacacacacacacacacacacctactaCTGACATTCATGCAAAACTTCTttgattgttctttttttctgtttattttaatcATAGCCTCTACAAACTCACtacaaagcattttttttcccccaagatTTGATCACATTATCATTGGTCTGCTGTGTCTTTTCACACTGTTGTCATGTCTTTATTTCCTCTTTACGTCTGCTTTGTCTGCTTTAGTGTTTCCATTTCagtctttgtgtgtgcgtgtgtgcaagAGGCCAGAAAAGCAAGGTGAAGGAGAAGTAATATTTCTGCTGCCTCAGTTCAGCGAAGCGCACGACACCACCCAAACAATTCATCACGCATGTTTTCCTTAGATATAACACGTTCATCCTTCAAAATAAGAGTCTTTAAAATGAACGATGAATAATtcatgtggaaaaaaatgttaCTTGCAGGTTTTATACAGCATGCCAGACTGCACTGAATCAATTAGCTGGACAAATATTAGGCATAATGTTGCTATTGTTAGGTTATTTTTTCCACATGCACTAACGAGAGATGCTTTCATGGTGAGAGATGTTTTCACTCCTTTAGAAATATGTCAGTCTCAAGAGAGCATGCACATAGACCAGAGTGGTGTGGGTGAAACTCTGAGAGAGTCaagtttttaaaacaatttcagCTATGGCAAGCACAATGAGAACATTTTAACATcaatatatttaattaataacaatagatatataaataaatatcactcTTAGTGGCAAGTGCTTTGGCTTGGATAACAAGAAGTAAGGAAATCCAATGTCTTCATTCCTCTTTCCTTTTATTAGTTCTTGGCAAAAGTCCGAAATCCAAACCTCTGCAGTGTTACGTCAAACTGTAATGTCACCCTGAGCTGACATGTCaagctgcagtgttttatgtTAACTTGTCAGGACCAATCACAGGTAACCTGAACAAATCCAATGATACAATCTTACCCTGGACACAGATCAAAGCTCCCCTCGCCTGCCTAAGACGGGGATCAGAAGACAATGAAGTAACAGATGTCTGGATCAATATAACAGAGCCTGATTACCAGCTGAGCATCAATCAGGCCTGAGGAATGAAGGGCTCGAGGTGGGAGGGGAGCAGAGATTACTCTCAGGCAAGCATCCACCTCATTCCTACTTTTCTCTGTTATTTCCTAAATCGACCCCCTGCCCATCTGTTTCTCCACAGGAGCAGCTCCAAACGAGGAAACTGAAACTGACCACGAGAAAGCTTACTAAAGGTAACACAAGCTGCCGTTAGCTTCCTCGCAATGCTCGCTGCTTTCCTGTCCCATTCccaaccatccatccacctCTCCCCTAAAGCTATTTAAAGGGAATGCTGTAAATACACCCCCAGTGGTGCCTGCCAGAGAATCAGAAAGGGAGAAAGTCTCTCTGCTGAACACTAAGTGGTTATAGTCTTTCCTTCCTTTTAACTTGAATTTTagattttgctttgttttttttaagaaaattatGCTTGTTATAAGTTCTTATAAaacttttttaacttttattttaaataatttagtaACGGTTTTGACAGTTAAAATAACTTCAATAGTCACTTGCTTAACTAATGACTTGGATGAGGAAAAAAGTGATTAATCAAGATGAAATGTAGGTATTCTTGAAAATTAGCTGAAGTGTGCCAGCAGCACTCAGCGTTAAGTCAGGCAGCAGTGAAACTATTCCCATCtttccactgctgctgttctcgAAGTCTCCATGGAGGTTACATCGGAGGCTCCCTACCATCACTGCTTACAGCAACATTACAtaaccaaagcacacacacaaaccacacctgctcacacagatatacAGTATGCGCGTACACAAACACAAGCTAGATGTCAAATATAGTCAGAGCAGGAAAAAATAATCTAATCTGCGCTGCGTAATAAAAGATTTTTAGGCTTTTTAGGTTACATTTAAGGGTTTAAGGGCACTTTATTAAACAGTTGAAGAATGTGCTGTGTGATTGGTTTTCTGCTgacacaacaacaaataaataaaaagatgctTACTAAGTTATCCAAGCAGGGAAAGGTTACAGAGGTTTTGTTTGAGGGTGTTAATCATTTGCTTACAGTATTGTGAACTGtgtattttgtcttttatcACCACTGAATTATTCAATTTGCTTtaagccagccaatcagtgCACACAGTCTGAGATGTCTGAAGTTTTGGTTTCCCTTTCCAAGCTAATTACAGGCTGTCTCGTTAGTGTCACATTTCTCATTACTTTCTCTTTATGTTGCACAACAAATCTGTGAGGGTCGCTCTGTCCTTACCCTGGAGATGGTGAGGGGCATGTTGAAGTCTTTTCCTCCCTGTAGTCTGAAGCCCCACGGAGCAGGGCCATTCAGAGTCACTGTGTATGTACTCATCTTCGGCTAAATGTCAACACTCCTCCTGCAAACAACTCCTGCTGGCTGCGCGGTTTCCCCTCCTGTGTGCTGTGCCCTTGTTCTCCGTCCTACCCCTGCTATCCTTTTGTCCCGCTCGGTGCCTCGGTGGTTGCTCTTACCTCCCTTGGCCCTGGCTTCACAACCCTTCTGCTCCCAGCTCTCAGGACAAACACCCTGGGGTGGGTGGGTCAGGTGCTATGGAACCACTGAGATACACAaatggagacacacacacacgcatatgtttgtgcacacagacacacacgtgcaGATAGGTACACACACAGAAGAGTCGGGCTGAGCTACTGCAGAAAACAGTAAAGTCTGACTTCTTACCCCGAAATCAAAAAATATCAATAACACTCAAATGCAAAGTGgcaaaaatgaacatttaaattagTATTAATGTGGAGAAGAGTTTCTTGCCTGTAGGGTTGCTGAGGGTGAGGGACAGACAGCCTAAGAATAGCTGAGAGAGCCAGAGACACAGGGGCCCTGGCCCGTATAAGGCCTGTAACACGAAGCCCCAGAATGCTTCACTGCCGATTCATATCGCCAATATAGACCCCTCTTACTGCAAcacattctctctctctttctgcctctctttggctctctctctctcagtgctATGAGTACATGCCGCTTGCACTCTATTGTCTGTAATCAGTGTCTGTGGGCTGATGTCATTTGCCTTTCAGGCTCTCagtctttcattttgtttgagAGAGGAAACAACAAATTACCAAAGGCCAATTTTCTAGCAACACACCAACCCAGTTGATTAAGTTGCCGacactctctgtgtgtgtgtgtgtttgtgtgtgtgtgatacaaAGCAATTTAATTCACaaccaaacacaaacaacagACGTAGGCATTGTTAAATAGGTCGTGACAGACTGCATGTTTTTCTAATTTCACATACCACATCCCATTATTTTTGTGAATCAGTTCTGAGTCACACACCTTCAAACTGGCAGGGTTTTTGCAGTGGTGTGAGACTAAACACCTGGTTTCATGTGCATGTGGTGTGGAAAAACAGCAATAAGTGAAGTTGAGCCAGCCTGGCCAATCTACTCCTCGAGGCAGTGCTCAGCAGTGATTATGGATTCACCTTGATGATACTCGCACAAATCTGTCAAACATTTTTGACACCACTTGATTAAATCATATTTCTTAGTCATGTATGTGGCGTGGTCACATACTGGGCCTCTCTGATAGAATTAGAGCACAATCACGCCTGGTTTTAATCTATCCCAGACACctgtccaaaaaagagaaataagatatttgaaaacagctgaaagttTTGGGCTCACATTCAGTTCCAGGGAAGAGTTTTCAGTCAGCGATCTTTTATTCCTATACTGCCACCAGTATacggtggtcagagggcctaaCTCTGGCGGGCGGTCTGGTGCCTATACCTGGTATAGGCACCAGACCACCCACAACCCTGATAAGGACAAGCAGAAGAGTatgcatgcatggatggatggatgtcctCAATGGGCATGGAAGAGACACTAGAGTTTAAGTATACTTATCTCAGAATAAAGCTCAATATACtggcttttgcagcatttatataaaaaaattaaagtgacctgaacacacactttttttctgGAGGGGTTCTCACTGCCCGCTGttgttataaatgtatttttattcattgtgTTTTTAGAGTACTTTACACCAAAAGTGTTTTTATACTGTTGTGAAGTGTTGTTGGCTGTGCAGTGTGTCTTAAATGCCGCTGGAGAACGTTCTTGTATTTGGAATGGGTGAATGGGATTGGCTAGTTTGTCATGCAaatgtgtgtgcatttatgtattctattattttcttgATGTGCATGAGCTGTAAATACACTTGTTACTGTATAATTAGGGCTTATCTACAGTGTGATGAATCCTATGCATGTGTCagcaatgaaaaacaaactgactAAGAATGTCTCAGAGGAGTgtgaaacacacactcacatgagtgTGAACACTTTTCGGAAATTACTTTCCTGCAATGAATAACAAGCATGATCACATAGCAAAGATGTCATTGAAGCTcatttgttctgtttgtttctcATACCACTTATGCACAACAGCTTACAGACACACATTGAAGGGCACCATTAAGAGACACCTGAGAGATCCGACACACAAGAAATTCTGGGCAAACTGGACAAAATTAAGTCTTTAAGTGGAGTTAAAATGAACAACACAGAGGCTGTATACCAGACGGGATGAGCAGGCTCTGTTTACTAATCAGAGATCCTTCAATATGTCCAGAAAATGATGGAGATTTTCTGTCAGTCTGTTGTGGTGAGTGCAGTTTACTTTGCTGCAATCTGCTGGGAGAACAGCATTGGAGCTGatgatgccaacagacttaataaactgatcaggATTAGCAGTGATTGGCTGGACAGTAGACACTTTTGAAGCTGCGGTGCAGAAGAGGTCACGGAACAAACTGTTGTCCATCATGCATAA
Above is a genomic segment from Maylandia zebra isolate NMK-2024a linkage group LG8, Mzebra_GT3a, whole genome shotgun sequence containing:
- the ldb3b gene encoding LIM domain-binding protein 3b isoform X2 produces the protein MSTYTVTLNGPAPWGFRLQGGKDFNMPLTISRITPGSKAAGGSLTQGDIISAIDGVSTEGMTHLEAQNKIKSATIKLTLSMQKSRRPAPVPTATPRMDSPMPVIPHQKALQEEHFAGEVQKKDQESCGILLDKKPCKRNLFPASRSPPSQRGQYNSPIGLYSPETLRDMIDMQGKIGEGSASARRVSSLGGVLPIKEPVVDCASPVYQAVIRPGEPLDMTDWARRAANLQSKSFRILAHITGTEFLQDPDEEALQKSREKFESEVKGPRFAKLKNWHHGLSAQILNVQE